The following are encoded together in the Euwallacea fornicatus isolate EFF26 chromosome 11, ASM4011564v1, whole genome shotgun sequence genome:
- the Ing5 gene encoding inhibitor of growth protein 5 isoform X2: MTSALYLEHYLDSLEHLPIELQRNFTLMSDLDKRAQTIMKDIDSSADEYLRNLKTLLKDQQKEQLEGIQTMFNKAKELGDDKVQLAIQTYELVDKHIRRLDNDLARFESEIQDKALNSRSIEEASVGKKGRKKVKDGKGGDKKKRSGNSSEESSGTVRGNKKKRQKGVGSDKAGNMGVGAKATAVAEAVASVLPGLAGIAHPSDVLDMPVDPNEPTYCLCHQVSYGEMIGCDNPDCPIEWFHFACVQLTTKPKGKWYCPKCTQGRKKK; this comes from the exons ATGACTTCCGCATTGTACTTGGAACACTACCTGGATA GTCTGGAACATCTACCAATTGAACTTCAACGCAACTTCACCCTCATGAGCGATTTAGACAAGAGAGCCCAAACTATCATGAAAGACATTGACTCGTCGGCCGACGAATACCTGCGCAACTTGAAAACCCTCCTCAAGGACCAACAAAAAGAGCAGCTAGAAGGAATCCAGACTATGTTCAACAAGGCCAAAGAGCTGGGCGATGACAAGGTACAATTAGCAATTCAGACGTACGAACTGGTAGACAAGCACATTCGGAGGCTTGACAATGACCTGGCGCGCTTCGAGTCTGAGATACAGGACAAGGCTTTGAATTCCCGAAGCATTGAAGAGGCGAGTGTGGGAAAGAAGGGCCGGAAGAAGGTTAAAGACGGAAAAGGAGGAGATAAGAAGAAGCGGTCGGGAAATTCTAGCGAAGAGTCTTCAGGGACTGTTAGGGGTAATAAGAAGAAAAGGCAAAAGGGAGTTGGGAGTGATAAGGCGGGAAATATGGGAGTGGGCGCAAAGGCCACTGCAG TGGCTGAAGCCGTGGCGTCAGTTCTGCCAGGCCTCGCAGGGATAGCTCACCCAAGTGACGTTCTGGACATGCCCGTGGACCCTAACGAGCCTACCTATTGTTTATGTCATCAAGTATCTTATGGGGAAATGATAGGGTGTGATAACCCAGAC TGCCCCATTGAATGGTTCCACTTTGCGTGCGTTCAACTGACCACCAAGCCAAAGGGCAAATGGTACTGTCCCAAGTGCACTCAAGGCCGGAAAAAGAAATAA
- the LOC136341779 gene encoding PBAN-type neuropeptides-like isoform X1 yields MGRISILNCCAIFTILFLFYGAYTPIQLELNVLSRFYAAQPSLSFESPNSHEHKEASPMWFGPRMGRKKRNPGESNFRNGKDQQTMGLLDVLRDSPLVVVAVNDGNNKQPSNFVPRLGRESGEPLFSWTEDEADALASRPNGVNPFSPRLGRNNFNPFSPRLGRDNEVLLK; encoded by the exons ATGGGCCGCATTAGTATTCTCAACTGCTGCGCCATATTCACCATTTTGTTCCTGTTTTATGGTGCGTATACTCCGATCCAGCTTGAGTTGAACGTTTTAAGTCGTTTCTACGCAGCTCAACCTTCACTGAGCTTCGAGTCCCCTAACAGCCACGAGCACAAGGAAGCCTCTCCGATGTGGTTCGGACCTCGGATGGGCAGGAAGAAGCGGAATCCCGGAGAATCCAACTTCAGGAACGGGAAGGACCAGCAAACCATGGGGCTGCTGGACGTCCTGCGTGACTCCCCGTTGGTAGTCGTGGCCGTTAACGATG GCAACAACAAGCAGCCGTCCAACTTCGTACCACGGCTGGGGAGGGAGTCGGGGGAGCCGCTGTTCAGTTGGACGGAGGACGAGGCGGATGCGTTGGCGTCCAGGCCGAACGGCGTGAATCCCTTCTCCCCCCGGTTAGGACGGAACAACTTCAATCCTTTCTCTCCAAGACTGGGGAGGGACAATGAAGTTCTACTGAAGTAG
- the LOC136341769 gene encoding putative sodium-dependent multivitamin transporter yields the protein MAVTQVTFGFWDYVVIGIVLITSSAIGVYYRFTGGKQKTMQEYLLADRNMSIAPVAFSLMASFMSAITLLGVSSENYTYGFQFIVINISYGIFTPVAVYLYLPIFFELQTTSAYEYLELRFGKTARLAASVSYTIQMTLYMGVVVYAPALALEALTGISKTAAILSIGLVCTFYSTIGGMKAVLVTDVFQSILMFAAVFSVIGAALAETGSFAEIWRIAEEGRRTNLLNFDPDPTVRHTWFTLIIGGGVTFLSLYAVNQTQVQRYLTIKDLKGAQKALWWNWPILSTLSICTSFSGLAIYSKYFNCDPKDAGYITTEDQLMPYYVIETMGHIPGLSGLFVAGIFSAALSTVSAALNSLAAVTVEDYYKPLHRVFFKRDITPSSASLQTKFIALIYGFICLGVAFLAQFLGGVLQAALTIFGVVGGPLLGLFSLGMFTLTANEAGSVTGLACGLGMALWMAYGPKPATIKLPTSTEGCEFTNETMTYTKITGDNDEYLWIYRLSYLYVCVGGLLVTLLMGYLASMITRKVTGKRVDDENYDPHLFVPPLAKRLQLGKSEHVDLQNFSDLNKNLKVDPGMISTN from the exons ATGGCGGTAACACAAGTGACATTCGGGTTTTGGGACTATGTGGTCATAGGGATTGTCCTGATCACCTCCTCCGCCATTGGAGTTTACTACAGGTTTACAGGGGGGAAGCAGAAGACCATGCAA GAGTACCTACTAGCTGATAGAAACATGTCCATCGCCCCCGTGGCGTTCTCACTTATGGCCTCTTTCATGTCCGCAATCACCCTTCTAGGGGTATCCAGCGAGAACTACACTTACGGATTTCAGTTCATTGTAATCAACATTTCCTATGGCATTTTTACGCCCGTGGCAGTATACTTGTACTTACCAATTTTCTTCGAACTGCAAACCACAAGTGCTTACGAG TATTTGGAGCTTCGTTTCGGTAAAACCGCCCGCTTAGCTGCCTCCGTCTCGTACACCATCCAAATGACCCTGTACATGGGAGTTGTGGTCTACGCTCCTGCTTTGGCCCTGGAAGCCCTCACTGGTATCAGTAAAACCGCCGCCATTCTTTCCATAGGTTTAGTATGTACTTTCTACTCCACCATCGGAGGGATGAAGGCAGTCCTCGTGACCGACGTATTTCAATCTATTTTAATGTTCGCGGCAGTGTTCAGTGTGATCGGGGCGGCATTAGCCGAAACTGGCAGCTTTGCGGAGATTTGGAGAATAGCTGAGGAGGGCCGAAGAACTAATCTATTAAA TTTCGACCCAGACCCCACCGTTCGCCATACATGGTTCACCCTAATTATCGGTGGAGGAGTGACTTTTTTGTCTCTCTATGCGGTCAATCAAACTCAAGTGCAAAGATATCTGACCATAAAAGACCTCAAGGGGGCCCAGAAGGCTTTGTGGTGGAACTGGCCCATACTGTCAACCTTGAGCATCTGCACCTCCTTTTCGGGCCTCGCTATTTACTCCAAATACTTCAACTGTGATCCAAAAGACGCGGGATATATCACCACCGAAGATCAGTTGATGCCCTACTATGTAATCGAAACCATGGGGCATATTCCTGGTCTATCAGGATTATTTGTAGCTGGGATTTTCAGCGCTGCCCTTTCAACGGTATCTGCAGCTTTAAATAGCTTGGCTGCAGTCACTGTTGAAGACTACTATAAG CCTTTGCATcgagtttttttcaaaagagaTATAACCCCTTCGAGTGCCTCACTGCAGACCAAATTTATCGCCCTGATCTACGGATTTATTTGCCTGGGGGTGGCTTTTCTCGCTCAATTTTTAGGAGGGGTGCTTCAGGCTGCCTTGACCATCTTTGGGGTCGTTGGAGGTCctcttttggggcttttctcCCTAGGAATGTTCACTCTTACCGCCAACGAAGCTGGTTCTGTGACAGGGCTGGCTTGCGGATTAGGAATGGCCCTGTGGATGGCTTACGGGCCAAAACCTGCCACTATCAAACTTCCTACCTCTACCGAGGGGTGCGAGTTTACCAACGAGACTATGACTTATACAAAGATTACGGGGGATAACGACGAATACTTATGGATATACAGATTGTCCTACCTATACGTCTGTGTGGGGGGATTGCTCGTCACCTTATTAATGGGGTATTTGGCAAGTATGATAACTCGGAAAGTGACGGGAAAGCGAGTAGATGATGAAAACTATGATCCACACTTGTTCGTGCCTCCATTAGCTAAAAGGCTGCAACTTGGCAAGAGTGAGCACGTTGATCTACAGAACTTTtccgatttgaataaaaacctGAAAGTTGATCCAGGAATGATATCAAcgaattaa
- the Ing5 gene encoding inhibitor of growth protein 5 isoform X1, whose product MTSALYLEHYLDSLEHLPIELQRNFTLMSDLDKRAQTIMKDIDSSADEYLRNLKTLLKDQQKEQLEGIQTMFNKAKELGDDKVQLAIQTYELVDKHIRRLDNDLARFESEIQDKALNSRSIEEASVGKKGRKKVKDGKGGDKKKRSGNSSEESSGTVRGNKKKRQKGVGSDKAGNMGVGAKATAGEVAEAVASVLPGLAGIAHPSDVLDMPVDPNEPTYCLCHQVSYGEMIGCDNPDCPIEWFHFACVQLTTKPKGKWYCPKCTQGRKKK is encoded by the exons ATGACTTCCGCATTGTACTTGGAACACTACCTGGATA GTCTGGAACATCTACCAATTGAACTTCAACGCAACTTCACCCTCATGAGCGATTTAGACAAGAGAGCCCAAACTATCATGAAAGACATTGACTCGTCGGCCGACGAATACCTGCGCAACTTGAAAACCCTCCTCAAGGACCAACAAAAAGAGCAGCTAGAAGGAATCCAGACTATGTTCAACAAGGCCAAAGAGCTGGGCGATGACAAGGTACAATTAGCAATTCAGACGTACGAACTGGTAGACAAGCACATTCGGAGGCTTGACAATGACCTGGCGCGCTTCGAGTCTGAGATACAGGACAAGGCTTTGAATTCCCGAAGCATTGAAGAGGCGAGTGTGGGAAAGAAGGGCCGGAAGAAGGTTAAAGACGGAAAAGGAGGAGATAAGAAGAAGCGGTCGGGAAATTCTAGCGAAGAGTCTTCAGGGACTGTTAGGGGTAATAAGAAGAAAAGGCAAAAGGGAGTTGGGAGTGATAAGGCGGGAAATATGGGAGTGGGCGCAAAGGCCACTGCAGGTGAGG TGGCTGAAGCCGTGGCGTCAGTTCTGCCAGGCCTCGCAGGGATAGCTCACCCAAGTGACGTTCTGGACATGCCCGTGGACCCTAACGAGCCTACCTATTGTTTATGTCATCAAGTATCTTATGGGGAAATGATAGGGTGTGATAACCCAGAC TGCCCCATTGAATGGTTCCACTTTGCGTGCGTTCAACTGACCACCAAGCCAAAGGGCAAATGGTACTGTCCCAAGTGCACTCAAGGCCGGAAAAAGAAATAA
- the LOC136341768 gene encoding sodium-coupled monocarboxylate transporter 2-like — MSRTTLNPLLVVLALTRIAAAAEGSGHCEPQTDGITFSWEDYAVLGTMLVVSCGIGVFYGFFHKKHENSHDFLLGGSTMGTFPMAMSLAASFITAVELLGNPAEMYTCGTQFWMICLAFILVVPITSKFYLPVFMELRLTSCYEYLSRRFRPSTRYLASALYIFQMTLYTSVAVYAPALALSKVTGLNVYLAVTVVYVVCIFYSSQGGMKAVIIADTFQAGVLIGSLLVILYLGQKFVGGYGVIWSESYNSGKLEIFNFNPDPTVRHSFWSVVIGGTFYWLTMFCSNQASMQKYLSVKSIGQVRTALWISCFGLNLIFTINFYTGMILVANYKDCDPISEEQIEAADEILPFYVISVMGHLKGITGFFVAGLFAASLGTVASALNSLAAVTIQDFVGGVCGYHFHGHRGAFWAKCISIAYGAVSFVLVFIIAHLGSVMQVAISFNGMAGGVTLGLFSLGMFVPWANAKGAIFGALLSSALIILMGIGQQVTNAAAGFESIEGGSEVFVLFRLSYIWYSAIGCLLTVILGILGSFVTGFEEPGKVHTELISPPIRNFLHSLSEHTKERLHIPLKHYASAERIKIEEFTSVVLEDDPNGVSHRTQKIEDLAARSS; from the exons ATGTCTCGGACGACCCTAAACCCGCTTTTAGTAGTTTTGGCCTTAACCCGCATTGCAGCAGCAGCAGAGGGGTCTG GTCATTGCGAGCCGCAAACTGACGGGATTACCTTCTCATGGGAGGATTATGCAGTTCTGGGCACGATGCTCGTCGTCTCGTGCGGCATCGGAGTCTTCTACGGCTTCTTCCATAAAAAGCACGAGAACAGCCACGACTTCTTGCTAGGAGGGAGCACCATGGGCACTTTCCCCATGGCGATGTCTTTGGCGGCCAG CTTTATCACCGCAGTAGAGCTGCTCGGCAACCCCGCTGAAATGTACACTTGCGGGACTCAGTTCTGGATGATATGTCTGGCGTTCATTCTGGTGGTTCCCATCACCTCCAAGTTTTACTTGCCGGTCTTCATGGAACTGCGCCTGACTAGCTGTTACGAGTACCTATCGAGAAG GTTTCGCCCCTCTACGAGGTACCTGGCGAGCGCGCTCTACATCTTTCAAATGACTTTATATACGAGCGTGGCAGTTTACGCCCCCGCTTTGGCGTTAAGCAAAG TAACTGGTCTTAACGTGTACCTAGCAGTCACCGTGGTGTATGTGGTTTGTATCTTTTACTCATCTCAG GGCGGCATGAAAGCGGTCATAATAGCAGACACATTCCAAGCGGGGGTGCTTATAGGTTCCCTTCTAGTCATTCTGTATCTGGGGCAGAAGTTCGTGGGGGGCTACGGAGTCATTTGGTCGGAGAGCTACAACTCTGGAAAGCTGGAGATTTTCAA CTTTAACCCAGACCCAACAGTGCGTCACAGCTTCTGGTCAGTGGTAATTGGTGGAACTTTCTATTGGCTAACCATGTTCTGCTCCAACCAAGCCTCGATGCAGAAATACCTATCAGTGAAGAGCATTGGACAAGTCCGAAC GGCCCTTTGGATCTCATGCTTCGGCCTCAACCTCATCTTCACTATTAACTTCTACACCGGCATGATCTTGGTGGCCAACTACAAGGACTGCGACCCCATATCCGAAGAACAAATCGAGGCGGCGGACGAAATCCTACCCTTCTATGTCATTTCGGTCATGGGACACCTTAAGGGCATTACCGGGTTCTTTGTTGCTGGACTCTTTGCCGCCAGCTTAGG AACTGTAGCGTCCGCTTTGAACAGCCTGGCCGCAGTCACCATCCAAGACTTCGTGGGCGGAGTTTGCGGATATCACTTCCATGGGCATCGAGGAGCTTTCTGGGCCAAGTGCATCTCCATTGCTTATGGAGCCGTAAGCTTCGTCTTA GTGTTTATTATAGCCCATTTAGGCAGCGTTATGCAGGTAGCCATCAGCTTCAACGGCATGGCGGGAGGGGTCACGCTGGGTCTTTTCTCCCTGGGCATGTTCGTCCCATGGGCCAATGCCAAG GGTGCAATATTCGGGGCCTTATTGTCCTCGGCTCTGATCATTTTGATGGGCATCGGGCAGCAAGTTACCAACGCTGCAGCTGGCTTTGAGAGCATTGAGGG GGGAAGCGAAGTATTCGTCCTGTTTCGCCTTTCGTACATCTGGTACTCGGCCATCGGGTGTTTGTTAACGGTAATCTTAGGAATTCTGGGCTCTTTCGTCACGGGATTTGAGGAGCCAGGGAAAGTACATACGGAACTGATTTCGCCCCCGATCCGAAACTTTTTGCACTCGCTCTCCGAGCACACCAAAGAGAGGCTGCATATTCCTTTGAAGCATTATGCGAGCGCTGAGAGGATAAAGATTGAAGAATTTACCTCTGTGGTGCTTGAAGATGACCCAAATGGAGTGTCGCATCGCACGCAGAAGATCGAAGATCTTGCTGCGAGAAGCAGTTGA
- the myd gene encoding 45 kDa calcium-binding protein, producing MRLFRNYVHLLKILRWSYTVPALCYVLFLLMTWMLTIPLRSKLSSSYGVTASRFLEDTFEVRIKNSNFDSDQANGDVLQKNEYLVNVNNAENSQKGQVQILTEVFKQADRDRNSKLDSKELSQWIRIKIVQHISDAVGNNHMLFELIDNNPRNGVVTWKEYHSHFLKKRGFAEKYVKAHDEKRHRGLRRAVKEQIMKDRALWTEAAKTNPDSLTAEEFLAFTHPESSLANQLSLVDELYDKFDKDGDEFLTENEFAIFQTEGLGDETMVIRQDEQQRRHEFRTAIDLNGDGKADRRELLHYVAPQSPRHADHEAEALLALADTDRDNMLSLGEILAHPDLFLKSKMVDTARSFHDEF from the exons ATGCGATTGTTCCGCAACTATGTCCACTTACTGAAGATCCTCCGTTGGTCTTACACCGTCCCTGCTCTGTGCTACGTATTGTTCCTCTTGATGACATGGATGTTGACCATACCACTGAGGTCCAAACTAAGCTCCAGCTATGGAGTCACTGCGTCCAGGTTCCTAGAAGATACTTTCGAGGTGCGCATTAAGAATAGCAACTTTGATTCTGACCAAGCTAACGGGGATGTGCTCCAAAAGAACGAATATTTGGTCAATGTGAACAATGCTGAAAATTCCCAGAAAGGGCAAGTTCAGATTCTCACAGAAGTTTTTAAGCA GGCGGACAGAGATAGGAACAGCAAATTGGATTCCAAAGAGCTGTCGCAATGGATTCGGATTAAAATTGTTCAGCACATATCTGATGCTGTGGGTAATAATCACATGCTTTTTGAGCTGATCGATAACAATCCACGCAATGGGGTGGTAACGTGGAAGGAGTATCACTcgcattttcttaaaaaaagggGTTTCGCAGAGAAGTACGTGAAAGCCCACGATGAGAAAAGGCATCGGGGGCTTCGTAGGGCGGTCAAAG AACAGATCATGAAAGACCGTGCCCTATGGACAGAAGCAGCTAAAACCAACCCCGATTCATTAACAGCGGAAGAATTTCTCGCTTTTACTCATCCTGAGTCCAGCTTGGCCAATCAGCTATCTCTAGTGGACGAGCTTTACGACAAATTTGACAAAGATGGTGATGAGTTCCTCACAGAAAatgaatttgcaattttccaaaCGGAAG GTCTTGGAGACGAGACCATGGTGATAAGGCAGGATGAGCAGCAAAGGAGACATGAATTTCGGACTGCAATCGATCTGAACGGAGATGGGAAAGCTGATCGAAGAGAACTGTTGCACTATGTAGCTCCTCAAAGCCCTAGACACGCAGACCACGAGGCTGAAGCGTTGCTGGCATTAGCTGATACTGATAGGGACAATATGCTGTCGCTGGGTGAGATTTTGGCTCATCCAGATTTGTTCCTCAAGTCTAAAATGGTGGACACTGCCCGGAGTTTTCACGACGAATTTTAA
- the Ing5 gene encoding inhibitor of growth protein 5 isoform X3, whose protein sequence is MSDLDKRAQTIMKDIDSSADEYLRNLKTLLKDQQKEQLEGIQTMFNKAKELGDDKVQLAIQTYELVDKHIRRLDNDLARFESEIQDKALNSRSIEEASVGKKGRKKVKDGKGGDKKKRSGNSSEESSGTVRGNKKKRQKGVGSDKAGNMGVGAKATAGEVAEAVASVLPGLAGIAHPSDVLDMPVDPNEPTYCLCHQVSYGEMIGCDNPDCPIEWFHFACVQLTTKPKGKWYCPKCTQGRKKK, encoded by the exons ATGAGCGATTTAGACAAGAGAGCCCAAACTATCATGAAAGACATTGACTCGTCGGCCGACGAATACCTGCGCAACTTGAAAACCCTCCTCAAGGACCAACAAAAAGAGCAGCTAGAAGGAATCCAGACTATGTTCAACAAGGCCAAAGAGCTGGGCGATGACAAGGTACAATTAGCAATTCAGACGTACGAACTGGTAGACAAGCACATTCGGAGGCTTGACAATGACCTGGCGCGCTTCGAGTCTGAGATACAGGACAAGGCTTTGAATTCCCGAAGCATTGAAGAGGCGAGTGTGGGAAAGAAGGGCCGGAAGAAGGTTAAAGACGGAAAAGGAGGAGATAAGAAGAAGCGGTCGGGAAATTCTAGCGAAGAGTCTTCAGGGACTGTTAGGGGTAATAAGAAGAAAAGGCAAAAGGGAGTTGGGAGTGATAAGGCGGGAAATATGGGAGTGGGCGCAAAGGCCACTGCAGGTGAGG TGGCTGAAGCCGTGGCGTCAGTTCTGCCAGGCCTCGCAGGGATAGCTCACCCAAGTGACGTTCTGGACATGCCCGTGGACCCTAACGAGCCTACCTATTGTTTATGTCATCAAGTATCTTATGGGGAAATGATAGGGTGTGATAACCCAGAC TGCCCCATTGAATGGTTCCACTTTGCGTGCGTTCAACTGACCACCAAGCCAAAGGGCAAATGGTACTGTCCCAAGTGCACTCAAGGCCGGAAAAAGAAATAA
- the LOC136341779 gene encoding PBAN-type neuropeptides-like isoform X2 yields MGRISILNCCAIFTILFLFYAQPSLSFESPNSHEHKEASPMWFGPRMGRKKRNPGESNFRNGKDQQTMGLLDVLRDSPLVVVAVNDGNNKQPSNFVPRLGRESGEPLFSWTEDEADALASRPNGVNPFSPRLGRNNFNPFSPRLGRDNEVLLK; encoded by the exons ATGGGCCGCATTAGTATTCTCAACTGCTGCGCCATATTCACCATTTTGTTCCTGTTTTATG CTCAACCTTCACTGAGCTTCGAGTCCCCTAACAGCCACGAGCACAAGGAAGCCTCTCCGATGTGGTTCGGACCTCGGATGGGCAGGAAGAAGCGGAATCCCGGAGAATCCAACTTCAGGAACGGGAAGGACCAGCAAACCATGGGGCTGCTGGACGTCCTGCGTGACTCCCCGTTGGTAGTCGTGGCCGTTAACGATG GCAACAACAAGCAGCCGTCCAACTTCGTACCACGGCTGGGGAGGGAGTCGGGGGAGCCGCTGTTCAGTTGGACGGAGGACGAGGCGGATGCGTTGGCGTCCAGGCCGAACGGCGTGAATCCCTTCTCCCCCCGGTTAGGACGGAACAACTTCAATCCTTTCTCTCCAAGACTGGGGAGGGACAATGAAGTTCTACTGAAGTAG